One segment of Salvelinus fontinalis isolate EN_2023a chromosome 42, ASM2944872v1, whole genome shotgun sequence DNA contains the following:
- the LOC129841392 gene encoding zinc finger protein with KRAB and SCAN domains 5-like isoform X1 translates to MANCVVFHTQIASIMEVLANAAVAEICKLVDDDYAVFRLEITQSQKENRTLRRKLLELKVARERTERTMRERVLASRPSSVKILDRYRGMARGEGNLTGGHRSFVKPVGHNTWRDDQPITVDEGSGTTTQNVIVIEAADAETAGLGVKQERSEGEEGQRHSRDIQTGSAGAPSLATANPTTATTQPRTRCSITEVSGTLNSTRKSETDTKALTVTQRPESPERLGLGRLDCPPALGSEYLLYGNPSLRTGHSHRDAGDVLETGNDPSCSYTTEMDPGNIPLDLETHTDLSRGDWNQYSGTVYTEGCRDKKGEVIVVDEVKVEGDAPPTWNADTHLGDGLSQGRDFLDYRESLETNPNVTTHSPLNDLTDRNRVSTSMWPSDSHGCVIFDQVLNSNDRARAQAQGGGATSGNSKEKRFLCMFCNKGFSCPQKVEIHQRVHTGEKPFSCTQCHMRFAEAGNLKRHQRVHTGVKPFSCTECHMRFAQAGDLKRHQRVHTGERPFACNHCGKRFSERRYLRIHQQKIHSSLT, encoded by the exons atggctaactgtgtggtttttcacactcaaatagcttccatcatggaggtgctagcgaatgcagccgtggcagagatttgtaaactcgtagacgacgactatgcagtgtttcgtttagaaataactcaaagccagaaagaaaacaggacaTTACGAAGGAAACTACTGGAACTGAAGGTGGCACGAGAGCGCACAGAGAGGACAATGCGAGAGCGCGTCCTCGCCAGTCGTCCCAGTAGTGTCAAGATCCTCGACCGATacagaggaatggcaagag GTGAAGGAAATCTCACTGGAGGACACAGGAGCTTTGTGAAGCCAGTGGGACACAATAcatggagagatgaccaaccaatcactgtagatgaggggagtggaaccACAACCCAGAACGTTAtcgtgatagag GCTGCAGATGCAGAGACTGCAGGTCTTGGGGTCAAGCAGGAAAGGTCTGAAGGAGAGGAGGGCCAACGACACAGCAGAGACATCCAGACTGGATCGGCTGGAGCGCCATCTTTAGCCACAGCAAACCCCACCACCGCCACCACGCAGCCCAGGACCAGATGCAGCATCACGGAGGTCAGTGGAACGCTGAACAGCACCCGCAAGTCAGAGACCGACACCAAGGCTTTAACTGTAACACAGAGACCAGAGAGCCcagagagactggggctggggagaCTGGACTGTCCTCCTGCTCTCGGCTCAGAGTATTTACTTTACGGTAACCCAAGCCTGAGGACGGGTCATTCCCATCGAGACGCAGGTGATGTGTTAGAAACTGGCAATGATCCGTCTTGTTCTTACACTACAGAGATGGACCCTGGCAACATTCCCTTGGATTTAGAGACACACACTGATCTGTCTAGAGGGGACTGGAACCAGTACAGTGGTACTGTATACACTGAAGGCTGCCGAGATAAGAAAGGGGAGGTTATAGTGGTAGATGAGGTGAAAGTGGAGGGCGACGCTCCTCCCACATGGAATGCAGATACTCACTTAGGAGATGGACTCTCACAGGGCAGAGATTTCTTAGATTACAGGGAAAGCTTAGAGACTAATCCAAATGTCACGACACACTCCCCTTTAAATGACCTCACGGATCGCAACCGAGTGTCCACGTCGATGTGGCCTTCCGATTCACACGGCTGCGTCATTTTTGATCAGGTATTGAACTCAAACGACAGAGCTAGAGCCCAGGCTCAGGGAGGAGGAGCCACATCAGGCAATAGTAAAGAGAaacggttcctctgcatgttttgtaacaaaggcttcagctgcccccagaaagtggagatccaccagagggtccacacaggggagaaacccttcagctgtacccagtgtcacatgcgcttTGCTGAGGCTGGCAACCTGAAgcggcaccagagggtccacacaggggtgaaacccttcagctgtactGAGTGTCATATGCGCTTCGCCCAGGCTGgtgacctgaagaggcaccaaAGGGTCCACACGGGAGAAAGGCCATTCGCCTGTAATCACTGCGGGAAGAGGTTCTCTGAGAGGAGATACCTaaggatacaccagcagaaaatcCATTCCTCTTTAACATAA